Proteins encoded by one window of Ictidomys tridecemlineatus isolate mIctTri1 chromosome 7, mIctTri1.hap1, whole genome shotgun sequence:
- the Mdh1b gene encoding putative malate dehydrogenase 1B isoform X2 — protein MAKFVIAGRADCPYYAKTELLADYLQKNLPDFQIYKITQHPDVWEEWLKDVCEKNKWNHKKSPIIWRELLDRGGKGLLLGGYNEFLEHAQLYYDVTSNMMTELMMVIAHENLEAHIEKELEKETQKDLISPLQVWITSATSPACYNLLPILTSGEVFGMQTEISLTLFDKEQSEELLKSLVMETQDLASPVLRSVSSCTTEKYAFYQAHVVIVLDDSTEEEVYGLEECLRSKVPLCRLYGNLIEKNAHESVRVIVGGKTFVNLKTVLLMMNAPSIAHNIIAVALGVEGQAKAAIARKLKTTASCIKDVIIWGNISGNNYVDLRKTRVYKYDSAIWGPPEFSRPVLDVIFDSEWVKREFVMTIKSLTSTGKQFGRILASHSIATTLKYWYHGSPPGEIVSLGVLSEGQFGIPEGIVFSMPVKFENGTWVVLTDLPDVEISQQIMNRMTSDLIQEKLVALGDMLTFQPYHSDHQDSIFSDQAPDDEKDAVLSDEST, from the exons GTAGAGCAGATTGTCCATATTATGCAAAAACAGAACTTCTGGCAGACTATTTACAGAAGAATCTTCCTGATTTTCagatatataaaattacacaACATCCTGATGTTTGGGAG GAATGGCTGAAAGATGTGTGTGAAAAGAATAAGTGGAATCACAAAAAGTCTCCCATTATCTGGAGAGAGCTGCTGGATCGTGGAGGAAAGGGTTTGCTTTTGGGAGGATATAATGAGTTCCTGGAGCATGCTCAG CTTTACTATGATGTCACCTCTAACATGATGACTGAGCTAATGATGGTAATTGCTCACGAGAACCTGGAGGCACATATAGAAAAAGAGCTGGAGAAGGAAACCCAGAAAGATCTCATCAGCCCCTTGCAGGTCTGGATCACCAG TGCAACCTCTCCTGCCTGCTACAACCTCCTTCCCATACTGACGAGTGGTGAAGTGTTTGGGATGCAGACGGAAATTAGCCTAACTCTATTTGACAAGGAGCAGTCGGAAGAACTACTCAAAAGCCTGGTAATGGAGACACAGGACCTGGCGTCTCCTGTCCTCCGCAGCGTCTCCAGCTGTACTACGGAGAAATACGCCTTCTACCAGGCCCATGTGGTCATTGTCCTTGACGACAGCACCGAGGAGGAGGTGTACGGTCTAGAAGAGTGCCTGAGAAGCAAGGTGCCACTGTGTCGTCTCTACGGAAACCTGATTGAGAAAAATGCTCACGAATCTGTCAGGGTTATTGTGGGAGGAAAAACCTTTGTAAATCTTAAAACGGTCTTGCTTATGATGAACGCCCCAAGCATCGCCCACAACATTATCGCTGTGGCTCTGGGGGTGGAAGGACAAGCCAAAGCGGCAATAGCCAGAAAATTGAAAACAACTGCTTCAT gCATCAAAGATGTGATAATTTGGGGTAATATCAGTGGAAATAACTATGTTGATCTGAGGAAAACACGGGTTTACAAATATGACAGTGCCATTTGGGGACCTCCTGAATTTTCTCGCCCTGTTTTAGATGTGATTTTTGATAG TGAGTGGGTAAAAAGAGAATTTGTGATGACCATTAAAAGTTTGACCTCCACGGGAAAACAATTTGGACGCATTTTAGCTTCACACAGTATAGCCACTACGTTGAAATATTGGTACCATGGCTCACCACCTGGAGAGATTGTGTCTTTAGGAGTACTGAGTGAAG GCCAGTTTGGTATTCCCGAAGGGATTGTCTTTTCTATGCCTGTGAAATTTGAGAATGGAACATGGGTGGTTCTTACAGATCTCCCAGATGTTGAAATAAGTCAACAAATAATGAACAGAATGACGAGTGATCTAATTCAG GAGAAACTTGTTGCACTTGGAGACATGCTGACTTTTCAACCATATCATTCAG ACCATCAAGATAGCATATTTTCTGATCAAGCCCCAGATGACGAAAAAGATGCAGTGCTGTCAGACG AATCTACCTGA
- the Mdh1b gene encoding putative malate dehydrogenase 1B isoform X1, whose product MAKFVIAGRADCPYYAKTELLADYLQKNLPDFQIYKITQHPDVWEEWLKDVCEKNKWNHKKSPIIWRELLDRGGKGLLLGGYNEFLEHAQLYYDVTSNMMTELMMVIAHENLEAHIEKELEKETQKDLISPLQVWITSATSPACYNLLPILTSGEVFGMQTEISLTLFDKEQSEELLKSLVMETQDLASPVLRSVSSCTTEKYAFYQAHVVIVLDDSTEEEVYGLEECLRSKVPLCRLYGNLIEKNAHESVRVIVGGKTFVNLKTVLLMMNAPSIAHNIIAVALGVEGQAKAAIARKLKTTASCIKDVIIWGNISGNNYVDLRKTRVYKYDSAIWGPPEFSRPVLDVIFDSEWVKREFVMTIKSLTSTGKQFGRILASHSIATTLKYWYHGSPPGEIVSLGVLSEGQFGIPEGIVFSMPVKFENGTWVVLTDLPDVEISQQIMNRMTSDLIQEKLVALGDMLTFQPYHSETELSLRDRRLSLASTDDKQEEQNNHQDSIFSDQAPDDEKDAVLSDEST is encoded by the exons GTAGAGCAGATTGTCCATATTATGCAAAAACAGAACTTCTGGCAGACTATTTACAGAAGAATCTTCCTGATTTTCagatatataaaattacacaACATCCTGATGTTTGGGAG GAATGGCTGAAAGATGTGTGTGAAAAGAATAAGTGGAATCACAAAAAGTCTCCCATTATCTGGAGAGAGCTGCTGGATCGTGGAGGAAAGGGTTTGCTTTTGGGAGGATATAATGAGTTCCTGGAGCATGCTCAG CTTTACTATGATGTCACCTCTAACATGATGACTGAGCTAATGATGGTAATTGCTCACGAGAACCTGGAGGCACATATAGAAAAAGAGCTGGAGAAGGAAACCCAGAAAGATCTCATCAGCCCCTTGCAGGTCTGGATCACCAG TGCAACCTCTCCTGCCTGCTACAACCTCCTTCCCATACTGACGAGTGGTGAAGTGTTTGGGATGCAGACGGAAATTAGCCTAACTCTATTTGACAAGGAGCAGTCGGAAGAACTACTCAAAAGCCTGGTAATGGAGACACAGGACCTGGCGTCTCCTGTCCTCCGCAGCGTCTCCAGCTGTACTACGGAGAAATACGCCTTCTACCAGGCCCATGTGGTCATTGTCCTTGACGACAGCACCGAGGAGGAGGTGTACGGTCTAGAAGAGTGCCTGAGAAGCAAGGTGCCACTGTGTCGTCTCTACGGAAACCTGATTGAGAAAAATGCTCACGAATCTGTCAGGGTTATTGTGGGAGGAAAAACCTTTGTAAATCTTAAAACGGTCTTGCTTATGATGAACGCCCCAAGCATCGCCCACAACATTATCGCTGTGGCTCTGGGGGTGGAAGGACAAGCCAAAGCGGCAATAGCCAGAAAATTGAAAACAACTGCTTCAT gCATCAAAGATGTGATAATTTGGGGTAATATCAGTGGAAATAACTATGTTGATCTGAGGAAAACACGGGTTTACAAATATGACAGTGCCATTTGGGGACCTCCTGAATTTTCTCGCCCTGTTTTAGATGTGATTTTTGATAG TGAGTGGGTAAAAAGAGAATTTGTGATGACCATTAAAAGTTTGACCTCCACGGGAAAACAATTTGGACGCATTTTAGCTTCACACAGTATAGCCACTACGTTGAAATATTGGTACCATGGCTCACCACCTGGAGAGATTGTGTCTTTAGGAGTACTGAGTGAAG GCCAGTTTGGTATTCCCGAAGGGATTGTCTTTTCTATGCCTGTGAAATTTGAGAATGGAACATGGGTGGTTCTTACAGATCTCCCAGATGTTGAAATAAGTCAACAAATAATGAACAGAATGACGAGTGATCTAATTCAG GAGAAACTTGTTGCACTTGGAGACATGCTGACTTTTCAACCATATCATTCAG AAACTGAATTATCCCTAAGAGACAGAAGGCTCTCCTTAGCCAGCACAGATGACAAACAGGAAGAACAAAATA ACCATCAAGATAGCATATTTTCTGATCAAGCCCCAGATGACGAAAAAGATGCAGTGCTGTCAGACG AATCTACCTGA